In Solanum pennellii chromosome 3, SPENNV200, a single window of DNA contains:
- the LOC107012159 gene encoding 25.3 kDa vesicle transport protein-like, whose amino-acid sequence MVKLTLIARVTDGLPLAEGLDDGRDVQNADFYKQQVKALFKNLSMRQNDASRMSIETGPYVFHYIIEGHVCYLTMCDRSYPKKLAFQYLEDLKNEFERANGSQIETAARPYAFIKFDTFIQKTKKLYQDTRTQRNISKLNDELYEVHQIMTRNVQEVLGVGEKLDQVSQMSSRLTSESRIYADKAKDLNRQALIRKWAPVAIVLGVVILFFWLRTKIW is encoded by the exons ATGGTGAAGTTGACTTTGATTGCTCGCGTGACTGATGGCCTTCCTTTAGCCGAGGGGCTGGATGATGGTCGTGATGTTCAAAATGCAGATTTCTACAAACAGCAGGTGAAGGCCTTATTCAAGAACCTGTCAATGCGCCAAAATGACGCTTCAAGGATGTCTATTGAAACTGGACCTTATGTCTTCCA TTATATCATTGAAGGGCATGTTTGTTATCTGACAATGTGTGATCGCTCTTATCCCAAGAAACTTGCCTTTCAATACCTGGAAGACCTTAAGAATGAGTTTGAGCGCGCCAATGGGAGTCAAATTGAAACTGCTGCTAGACCATATGCTTTTATTAAATTTG ATACATTCATACAGAAGACAAAGAAACTGTACCAGGATACTAGAACTCAACGCAACATTTCTAAGTTGAATGATGAGCTTTACGAAGTTCATCAGATAATGACTCGAAATGTTCAAGAAGTTCTTGGAGTTGGTGAAAAGTTGGACC AGGTCAGTCAGATGTCCAGCCGTTTGACATCTGAATCCCGGATATATGCTGATAAAGCAAAAGACTTAAATCGTCAG GCTTTGATTCGAAAATGGGCTCCTGTTGCTATTGTGCTTGGagttgtcattctcttcttctGGCTCAGAACAAAGATCTGGTGA